The Flavobacterium sp. 140616W15 sequence TTTCCTACTCTTGTTTTAGTAAGCGAAAAATTGGCTCTATGTTCATCAGTAGCGGTAAAGTGCATGACTGTTTTTGCCCGAGATAGATTGTTTAGTTCTATTTCGGTTGTATCATTATCAAAATTCGGATTCACACTTATTCCTTTCGAGTAAGAAGACACAGTGTCAAAAAGACCTAGAAAACGAACTCTTACCACATCAACCGTGATATTGTTTTTAGCTAAATAATACCCAAAATAACCTCTTTTATTTTTAAATTTAACAGCCGATAGATCTGCTATTTTCTCAATTTCATCCAAAAAAACTCTAGCTGCTGCTGCACCTCGGCTGAAACCAAAAACGTCTAAATTAAGTATTTTCACTTTGTTATTTTTACTTTTTTCAGCTACTTTCTCAGCTACTTTCTCAGCTAACTTTTTACAGCCTTCTTGTACTTTTCCTAATATACCTGTACCACTGGTAATAAATCCTGTTCCGAAACCAGCCCCTAATGGCGAATCTCCTTTTTCCGATTCAGTACCAATACCATCAACATATACAGCTAATTTTGTAGGATAAGCATCATGAAGCCGTGCAACATTAGACCAAGCATTATGATAACTGCTGCTTGGGGCGTTTTTACCATTTTTTCTATACGCCTCTGCAGAAATGGTTTCTTCAGGTGTTAATTTTTCACCCCTAGCCCTTTTATCATAATACTCTTTGGCATTGGTGTTGTTTTTATTGTTATTGGTACCATCAAAAAAATACCGATGGCTAGTTCCGTAGCTTCGTCTTCTTTTTTAGGCGGCGTGTAGTTTCCAAATATAACACTCATAATTATTCGTATTTTCCTGTTCGTGTTACCTTTTCTTTTATCTCATATCGTTTTCCATCTTGTTCTAAATATAAATCAGTAACTCGCTCTGATTTTATTTCAACATTCGGATCAATTTTTATAACCAACTCGACAGCCTTATTTTTATCAAGATCTTCTTTAAAAAAATTTCTAATTTGATTTTTATCAAAATCTACTGGAATTTCATCCTCTCCACCTTCAAGATACTTTGCCCAATATTCTTTATCGTGGGTAAAAGCTATTCTAGAAACAAACTCTTGTTCTTGTTTGCCACTGCCTACAGACCAGAATATTTCAAAAGAAAAAGGAATTGCTCTATTTTTTAGCTCTATTGGTCTATCATACGGATTTTCAATTTCTCCGTTACACATTTTAATATACATTGAAGTTATTTTACTGCCTTCAGGTAAAATTACTCTGGGTTTCCAGTTGTATTTTTCTCGATAGTCCTCATAAACCTCTGGCGCAGGATAACCATATTCCTTAATCTGTTCTCGAACATCTTTAGATATAGTACTGTCGTAAGTCAACATATCTTTAGTATAGTCCTTTTCAAACATATACTTCTCGTCTTTGCTAATAAGTTTCGGGTCTATAATAGTTTCATGAGCCTGAAATCGAGCTACTTCTACTTGCCTTCCATTTCCGGCAACCCAAACTACTACCATTCCTTTTGGAGCAAAGCCAATTTTTATATATTTATAAGGCACTGTTACTGCTTCTTCTCCTCTTTTAGCATAAAAACCCTCATCAAATAGCTGTTGTATTTTTTCGGTAGGGAGTTTCCATTCGCCTGTATAAAATTTATCATCGACATACGACAACCATGTCATATCAAGCCTATCTGGCAAGGGCGCTTTTATAAAATCTACACTGCCTCCACCTCCCCAACCAGTGTTGCTAAATCCTCCCATTTGGCTAAAAAAATAACCTCCTGCTGCTCCTGTATAAACTTCTACAGGATATTCTCTTGGTGCAGAAATACTTGCTGACCACTCATACTTTTTTTCCATACATGAATTTATTGTTATTGCTAAAAGCAATAAAAGCATTGTTTTTTTTATCATTATCGGTCTGTGTTTTATTTGACATCAGAAAAAATGCCGATGGTTAGTTTCCTAACTTTGTCTTTTTTTTAGGTGGCGTATAATGTCCGAATATAACATTCATAATTATTCGTATTTACCAGTTCGTGTTACCTTTTCTTTTATCTCATATCGTTTTCCATCTTGTTCTAAATACAAATCAGTAACTCGCTCTGATTTTATCTCAACATTCGGATCAATTTTTATAACCAATTCGACAGCCTTATTTTTATCAAGATCTTCTTTAAACAATTTTCTGATTTGATTTTTATCAAAATCTACCGGAATTTCATTCTTTCCTCCTTCAAGATACTTAGCCCAATATTCTTTATCGTGGGTAAAAGCTATTCTAGAAACAAACTCTTGTTCTTGTTTGCCGCTGCCAATTGACCAGAAAATTTGAAAAGAAAAAGGAATTGCTCTATTTTTTAGCTCTATTGGTCTATCATACGGATTTTCAATTTCTCCGTTACACATTTTAATATACATTGAGGTTATTTTACTGCCTTCAGGTAAAATTACTCTGGGTTTCCAGTTGTATTTTTCTCGATACTCCTCATAGACCTCTGGTGGTGGGTAACCGTATTGCTTAATCTGTTCTCGAATGTCTTTAGATATAGTACCATCGTAAGTTAGAGCCCTTTTCGCATAGTCCTCTTTAAACATATACTTCTCGTCTTTGCTAATAAGTTTCGGGTCTATAATGGTTTCATGTGCCTGAAAACGAGCCACTTCAACTTGTCTTCCATTTCCGGCAACCCAAACTACTACCATTCCTTTTGGAGCAAAGCCAATTTTTATATATTTATAAGGTTCTGTTACTCCTTCTTCTCCTCTTTTAGCATAAAAACCCTCATCAAATAGCTGTTGTATTTTTTCTGTAGGGAGTTTCCATTCGCCTGTATAAAATTTATCATCAACATACGACAACCATGTCATATCAAGCTTATCAGGTAAGGTCGCTTTAATAAAATTTATACTACCTGAGCCGCCCCAACCAGAGTTACGAAATCCTCCCATTTGGCTAAAAAAATAACCTCCAACTGCTCCTGTGTACACTTCTACAGGATATTCTCTTGGTGCAGAAATATTTGCTGACCACTCATACTTTTTTTCCATACATGAATTTATTGTTATTGCTAGAAGCAATAAAAGCATTGTTTTTTTTATCATTATCGGTCTGTGTTTTATTTGACATCAAAAAAATCTTAAATTTAGATAATCTATGTTATAAAAAACTACTGCTTTTTGCTTTGGGAGATTATCTTTTTATTCGAAATTAAAGTAAGGTTCCCTGTTGTAGCTTCGATATTAGATTGATTTGTGATTTTTGTTAATATACCACCTACGATTAAAGTATATTCATTATTAACCGTCACTTTTCTGTTTTTACAAATTTTATAGATTGCCATAATTAAAACATTTTAGATTTTTCTACACTGTTAACCTCCACCGTTTTACCACTTTGTAGGGTTAAATTCTCTTTATTGCTAAAAATAGTAACTCCAGAAGCTACCACATTAGAAATATCGGACTGCCGTAGAAAATCCTTATCAACCGTTTCTTTTCTATTGTCGGAACTTTCAATAATATCGACCATTGCTCTTTGGGTTAAATCATTACCTGCTGTTTGAGAAATATTTTTTCCTGCGTCACAATCCATATTTTCTCCTGCATCAATTTTTACATTTTTACCTGCGTTGACAATAAAATCTTCTCCTGCCTGCATTGTAATATTCTTTGGTGCAGTAACATTGATATTCCCTTTCCCATCCATAAACCAAGTATTGCCAGAAGGGTCTTTTACCAATATGCTACTTTCGCCCTCATCAAAGGTTATGGTACTTCCAGTTCTGGTATAAATACTTTTAATATTATTGTCTGCTTGTCCACCAGCACCAATTTTTCCATTAAACAAACTTCCTATTACAAATGGTCTGTTGGGGTCGTTGTAGCGAAAACCAAGCATCACATGATCTCCTACTTCAGGAATAAAAACCATTCCTCGGTTGGTGCTAACCTCACCACTGGTTCCTGCATCGGGTGTCATTACTCGTAACCATGGTGTACGTTGTTGTTTAGCATCTTGCCATAACATTTTTACACGTATTCTGCCTTGTCCTTTTGGATCGTCATTGGCTACTACTTCTGCTTGTTGCATTTGAGCTATCGGAAAGCTGATGTTTGGCTCAGGTAACTTACGTATTTTGGCAGGTAAGGCTTTAAAAGTGTTTTCGTACTCGCCTATGTCGCTGGCTTTATGTGTTATTTCGGTGATAATATAGATACCTACTTCGTTGGTTTCGTAGTTGATTTTATTAATATCTTGTCCGCTGGTAAATGCCGTTAATTTGTCTTTTACCTGCATGGCATCTATGCTAATGCTCATACCTATTCGTAAGCTTCTGTTTCGACTAGTGGCGGTTATAAAATTAGATTCGGCTGCAGCACTTTGTTGTCGGTTTTGCAGTATGGTTTGCAAATACATATCGTCACCAGTGGCAATTCTGCCATATTCTAATGATGATGTGGCATATAATTTTTGAGAAGCAGTTATAGCATCAGTACCCAACTTTGGAAATCCTTCTATTTCGTCTCTAGTCTTAGCTTGGTACAGTTTGTTGATATCTTCGTTGTATGTAAATGCTTCAAACTGATTTGGAATTGCCTGAACAGAAATATTTAGGTTATAAAGATCTTTGTTGTAAACTAATTTTGTAAAATCCATACTAGCATTTGGTTTGCCAAAAAATAGTTTTTCTCCATCATAATACAACCATTCGTTGTATTGTTTGGCCAAGCGTTGTATGAATTGATAATCGGTTTCGAGATATTGGGTTTGATAGCCTAAATTACTGCTGAACTCTGGTTTTATATCGTTTTGCAATTGCTCGCCTGTTGCTGTTTTTATTACTTCCTCAATAATATCTTGTAAGTTGGTATCTTCCCAAGAATTGAGTTTTGCTCCCGATTCAAGAAGTATGGTTTTAGAATAACCCGAAATAATAATTTGGCTTCCCACATGACCTAATTCTTGAGCATATTGAATATTGGTTACTATTCCTAGAAAGTTGTTTTTTCTCTCTAAAGCAATATGTACCGTTTTGCCCAGCCAATTCTGAGCATTTTCCATAGTAAAAGCTCTAGGTTGTTCAATTACTGAGTGAGGTACTTTTATTGTGAATTTATGATGATTGTTGATGCTTTGCACGACTTCGATAGAAGTAAAATGAGAAACTTCTTTTCTGTCAACTCCGAATATAATTTTTTCCTGTATCATGGTCTTTTAGGCTAGTAATAAGATTGAAATAAGTAATCACTATAATCATTAGAAATGATTATAGTGATTTAGAAAGCAAAATAAAAGCAGCACAAGATGCCACCTTTATTAAATAATAAAAATTAAACTCTTGCCCAATTGTTATCTAATGTTGCGTTTCCTAATGTAATTTTCTCTGCTGAGAAAGTAATTTCAGTAGTCATTGGAGTTTCTGCCAAAGCATCTAATTGCTCACTGAAAAATAC is a genomic window containing:
- a CDS encoding type VI secretion system Vgr family protein, which codes for MIQEKIIFGVDRKEVSHFTSIEVVQSINNHHKFTIKVPHSVIEQPRAFTMENAQNWLGKTVHIALERKNNFLGIVTNIQYAQELGHVGSQIIISGYSKTILLESGAKLNSWEDTNLQDIIEEVIKTATGEQLQNDIKPEFSSNLGYQTQYLETDYQFIQRLAKQYNEWLYYDGEKLFFGKPNASMDFTKLVYNKDLYNLNISVQAIPNQFEAFTYNEDINKLYQAKTRDEIEGFPKLGTDAITASQKLYATSSLEYGRIATGDDMYLQTILQNRQQSAAAESNFITATSRNRSLRIGMSISIDAMQVKDKLTAFTSGQDINKINYETNEVGIYIITEITHKASDIGEYENTFKALPAKIRKLPEPNISFPIAQMQQAEVVANDDPKGQGRIRVKMLWQDAKQQRTPWLRVMTPDAGTSGEVSTNRGMVFIPEVGDHVMLGFRYNDPNRPFVIGSLFNGKIGAGGQADNNIKSIYTRTGSTITFDEGESSILVKDPSGNTWFMDGKGNINVTAPKNITMQAGEDFIVNAGKNVKIDAGENMDCDAGKNISQTAGNDLTQRAMVDIIESSDNRKETVDKDFLRQSDISNVVASGVTIFSNKENLTLQSGKTVEVNSVEKSKMF
- a CDS encoding DUF2931 family protein, coding for MIKKTMLLLLLAITINSCMEKKYEWSANISAPREYPVEVYTGAVGGYFFSQMGGFRNSGWGGSGSINFIKATLPDKLDMTWLSYVDDKFYTGEWKLPTEKIQQLFDEGFYAKRGEEGVTEPYKYIKIGFAPKGMVVVWVAGNGRQVEVARFQAHETIIDPKLISKDEKYMFKEDYAKRALTYDGTISKDIREQIKQYGYPPPEVYEEYREKYNWKPRVILPEGSKITSMYIKMCNGEIENPYDRPIELKNRAIPFSFQIFWSIGSGKQEQEFVSRIAFTHDKEYWAKYLEGGKNEIPVDFDKNQIRKLFKEDLDKNKAVELVIKIDPNVEIKSERVTDLYLEQDGKRYEIKEKVTRTGKYE
- a CDS encoding DUF2931 family protein, which produces MIKKTMLLLLLAITINSCMEKKYEWSASISAPREYPVEVYTGAAGGYFFSQMGGFSNTGWGGGGSVDFIKAPLPDRLDMTWLSYVDDKFYTGEWKLPTEKIQQLFDEGFYAKRGEEAVTVPYKYIKIGFAPKGMVVVWVAGNGRQVEVARFQAHETIIDPKLISKDEKYMFEKDYTKDMLTYDSTISKDVREQIKEYGYPAPEVYEDYREKYNWKPRVILPEGSKITSMYIKMCNGEIENPYDRPIELKNRAIPFSFEIFWSVGSGKQEQEFVSRIAFTHDKEYWAKYLEGGEDEIPVDFDKNQIRNFFKEDLDKNKAVELVIKIDPNVEIKSERVTDLYLEQDGKRYEIKEKVTRTGKYE
- a CDS encoding DUF2235 domain-containing protein, encoding MSAEAYRKNGKNAPSSSYHNAWSNVARLHDAYPTKLAVYVDGIGTESEKGDSPLGAGFGTGFITSGTGILGKVQEGCKKLAEKVAEKVAEKSKNNKVKILNLDVFGFSRGAAAARVFLDEIEKIADLSAVKFKNKRGYFGYYLAKNNITVDVVRVRFLGLFDTVSSYSKGISVNPNFDNDTTEIELNNLSRAKTVMHFTATDEHRANFSLTKTRVGKEREFPGVHSDVGGSYNDGVELVGVIEKNFKDELKEFSKKLIAESWYLEKQLEVSFFGPKHELKGTRELSKNYSYIPLHFMAESAITTQKVPFQTEKLEIKKYSIANDALLMRVKKRLREYVLADGEPYAFKWFGAIHEKYKGVKAGDKQFVAYQQELQEQKDLRKLRNEYLHWSADNGSLGMEAAKDRIRNKI